GCCGACCAGCCGGAGCCAGCATTCGCCGCCCGATTCGAGCACCGCGACCACCGGCTGCACGAACGCGCGGGCCAATTCCCTTGCGGTGACGCCTTTTTCGGGGAATTCCCGCAGCACCGCGTTCCGCTCGCCGGTCACCTGGTCGAGCCGGCTGCGCAGGACCGCGTCGAGCAGGCCCTCCTTGGAACCGAAGTGATAGTGGATCGCCGCGACGTTCGTCTGCGCTGCCTGCATGACGGTCCGCAACGACACCGCGCCGACGCCGTGCTCGGCGAAAAGCCGTTCCGCGGCGGCGATCAGGCGCTGCTCGGTCGCCGCTCCGCGAGCGGCGGGGATCCGCGCGGCTTCGGTGCCCATGGCACGGACTCTATCAGCTGATTCAATCAGTTGATAGAGTCCGGCCTCGAGGAAAGACCTCTTTCAGGGAATCAGGACAGTCTTGCCGGCCAGTCGTCCCGAGGCCGCTTCGTCATGTACGGCAGGGAGATCTGCCAGCGGCCGACGGTCGGCGACAGTGATCCGCAGCGTCCCCGCGTCGACCCGTTCGACGAGTTCGGTCAGCTGCTCGGCGTTGCCGGCGACGAACACCCGAGCCGTCCGGATGCCGCGTCCAGGGTTTTCCGGCGGGGGAGTGGTGGCGCTGACCAGTGCGCCGCCGTCGGCGACCAGGTCGGCGAGCGCCGCGGTTTCTTCCGGAGTGGTGGGCACGAGGTTGAGCACGACGTCGAACGGCGCTCCGTCCACCGCGGCGGAGGCGAAGTCGAGGTGTCCGATGAGCCGGTCGGCTCCGTATTCGCGAAGGCGTTCCTCGGTGCGGGGGCTCGAGGTCGCGGTGACGGTCGCGCCTGCCTGATGGGCGAGTTGCACGGCATAGCTGCCGACCGCGCCGCCAGCGCCGTTGATCAGAACAGTTTGGCTCGCTTGCAGGCGAGCGTTGTCGAAAAGCGCCTGCCAGGCCGTCAATCCGCCGACCGGCAGCGCGGCGGCGTCGGGCAGATCGACTGTCTTCGGGGCAGCGGCCAGCGCGTTCGCGGGAACGACGGCGTATTCGGCGGCCGCGCCGTCGGCGTTCATCGGCAGGAAGGCCACGACCGCATCGCCGACCCG
The nucleotide sequence above comes from Amycolatopsis sp. AA4. Encoded proteins:
- a CDS encoding TetR/AcrR family transcriptional regulator, giving the protein MGTEAARIPAARGAATEQRLIAAAERLFAEHGVGAVSLRTVMQAAQTNVAAIHYHFGSKEGLLDAVLRSRLDQVTGERNAVLREFPEKGVTARELARAFVQPVVAVLESGGECWLRLVGQLLATGGDGLDAVAESFFERNAAFVGLLDRLSPGIPRRTLDFRLSQAMTVTLNVLGDVGRTRRLHGPDAADWTAGQLVDDLVDVVASILAGPPGARRRK
- a CDS encoding NADP-dependent oxidoreductase; amino-acid sequence: MKAVRYHRYGGSEVLAVEEAERPAPAEGQVLVKVAATSFNPVDLGIRAGGLQEVFPLAFPHVPGIEVAGTIAELGPRVEGHRVGDAVVAFLPMNADGAAAEYAVVPANALAAAPKTVDLPDAAALPVGGLTAWQALFDNARLQASQTVLINGAGGAVGSYAVQLAHQAGATVTATSSPRTEERLREYGADRLIGHLDFASAAVDGAPFDVVLNLVPTTPEETAALADLVADGGALVSATTPPPENPGRGIRTARVFVAGNAEQLTELVERVDAGTLRITVADRRPLADLPAVHDEAASGRLAGKTVLIP